The DNA segment GCCAGATCACACTCTTGGCTATTTCTTCTGATTTACCCAATCGACCAATAGGATGTGAAGATCGGAGTTGAATTTTACCTTCTTCACCAAAGCTGCGAGTCAGCATATCTGTTTCAATAGCGCCAGGGCATACGCAATTAATCCGGATATTATCTTGAGCGTGTTCTAAAGCTAATGATTTAGTTAAACCAACAACGCCATGCTTACTAGCAACGTAAACTGAAAAATTAGGCAAACCAACTAGTCCAAGTATAGAAGCATTATTGACTATCACACCTCCACCTTGCTTTAACATTTGTAAAATTTGATACTTCATAGACAACCAAACTCCTTTGAGATTGGTATCAATAATCAGATTCCAACTTTCTTCTGTTTGTTCTACACCAGGAATGACAGATCCTTCAGTACCAGCATTATTAAAGGCATAATCAAGGCGACCGTAAATAGCGACTGTCTGAGCAATTAAGTTTTCCACTTGAACTGCTTGAGTTACGTCAGTTTGGACGAAACTGGCTGTACCGCCATTGTCTTGAATGAGTGAAACTGTTTCTTCGCTCTCTTTAAGTCGGCGGCTGGCAATGACAACCGTTGCTCCTTGTTGGGCAAAATCTAATGCAGTTGCTCGACCAATACCTGAACTACCGCCTGTGACTAATGCCACTTTGTTAGCAAATTCTGACATATACAATCACTGGTAATAAATTTATTTGGATAAACTATCCCACTAAAATCATACAGCGGTCTTTAGCAGTTGCCATAGTATAAAAACTACAAAATCGCGTCTAGTTGGGAGACGCGATCGCGTGTATTTTGCACTCAGCTTTACTGCTATAGATAACGCGGTTAAAAAACCAACCATTAATTAGCGGAAATTACCAGGGTTTAAACGAGTCGGGCTTTGAGGTCGAGAGTGGCGATCGCTGGCTGCACCATTTCGGAGAGTTCCCCCATCTTGAGGCGCAAGATAAGGTCTCAAATTTATACTGGCTCTCGATGCAGTAGCCCGATTGTTACCATTACCTAGAAGTGTGCGACTTAAGTTGTATAATTCGTTTACTCCTCCCATACCGCGATCGCCATAAGTATTGACAGCTGTTGTCTGTTGTCCGCTATCAGCAGTAGTCAAGTTTTGGAAAACGCTATTGCGTACGACAAAGGGATCTTGTCCACGGGGTACTGTCATGACAATGCGACAAAATGAGTTAGCCTGCGTAGTTACACAGACAATATTCTCATTATTTTCCACAGCAGTTTGAAGTTCTTGTAAACCATCTGGACGATATAATTCCAACCGACTGGCGATCGCTTCACAGCGTTTTTCTGGACTCCAACCACCGCCCAAAGCTGCTGGTGCTGCCCAAGGGAAGAACTGCCCTGGAATATTTTGTGGCTGATACATAACAGTGTACTGTCCATTGTAGAATTGACAGCTAAACCGAGTACCACTAGTTATAGTTTGTGTGCCTGTTGATGTGCCTGTTGATGTGCCTGTTGGGATGCGTGTTGGTGTTGAAGTACCGCCTGAAGGTATTGTTGGTACAACAACATCGCCGGAAGTAGAATCATCAAATTGAGCAAGTGCCGCAGAATTACCCAGGAATAAAGATAAGCCAAGACTGCTCAAAAATATAAACTTTAAAGGTTGTGAAGACATAAACTATAGACCAGTGTAAATCGGGTAGGGAACTGATAATTTAAGTGACGAATAATTTGGGACTTTTGATTCATCAAGAACAAACTTTTTGGGCTTTTCTACTTTTTTCTGCTGACATAGCTGTTTCCCCGCCGACTTACTTAGCGATTATAATTTCCACCATCAATTAAATTTTCTAAATAACTAACTCATTCACTACCCTCTGGGCGAGAACATAACCAAATGTGCTTCTCAAAGTTTTTTCCCCAGAGCGATATTGCTGAGGGAGGTAAAAGCCATTCACAATCGGATGCAAATAGCGCCTTCTGGGTCGTATCCGCCACCCTGACAAAACTCGTCTATCCAAGAAGCCAGACTAGAGGCATTAGTACTGGGTATTCGATTAACTTTATGGGGAACATCTTTTGGTTTTGGTGGCATTTTCCCATGGTTACCATTGCTTTGAAGTGGGGGTTTAAGGCAGTCGCGTAAAAAGAAAATCCCAGTTAAACAATTTATCTTGAGCAGAACAGTTCCAAATTTGACGGGTACATGATTAAAGCGTGATTCCCTGATGTTTCGAGAAGATAAAGTTTTGCCTTTGTTAAACACGTCGATAGTCATTGCTAATGGCGATCGCACTGGTTTATGTTGACTGAGTAAAGCAGTGGGTAATTTTGCTGAGTCTCCCATGTGAGCAGAAGGCAAAGAAGCAACCTTAGTTGCAACTGCAACCGATGAAACAAGTTTTTCTGTGCCAATCCGCTCAGTATTTTCCCTCAACGATGACACAGGTTTCTCTCCCCGTGGCAGATCAGAAGTTAGGGTTTCGACGACAGAATGGGGAATATTGTTAGTAGCCACAGCCGGGAATGGCAATGCTTTATGTGTGTAAATACGCTCAGTATTTTCCCTCAACGATGACACAGGTTGATCTAACCGTGGCAGATCAGAAGTTAGGGTATCGGCAAAAGAAATCTTAGAAGCAACTGTAACTAAGGGTTCAGGTTTGCTTTCGGTATAGTTTTCTTGTAAAAACTCGCCTTCAAACTGGGTTGTAGTTCTAGAATCCGCTAAGTTTATTAACCGTAACTCTTCATGAGGATTGAAGTTGAGACCTAAAGCTGCGATGATCTGATCGGGATTGTCATTCAGATCCAAGATAAAAGAAATAACTTGATCAAACTGTGGCTCTAAAACCGACAAAGTAGCCAAGATAAACCCAGAAGAAGGACGGCGCAGACCATTGTAAGTACCCCAAACCCTGATTTTATCCAGCCAAGCATGATTTTGCTCGTAGTAACATAGCCACTTAATTTTCACAGATTGACGTAGCTGCTGAATATTCATAGATGCCTCGCTTCAGTCAACGATTGAGTAGTATTTTATATTTTTAATATGCTTATCCCTGGGGATGAAATCGATAATAAAGCATTCGTTTGACACTTTGACCACCTAGCAAATGTTGTTCTACCATTAGAGGTACTTCATTAGGACTAACACCGCAATACCAAACCATATCCGGTAAAACCAGCACCATTGGCCCGTTACCACATTGTCCTAAGCAGCCGCTAGCCGTTACCGTGACATCCTCGACTGGCAAAGCTGTCAAAGCCGCTAATACCTTTGCTGCACCTTGCTTTTTACAAGTACGATTTTGACACACCCGTACACATCTAGTGGCAGAGTTAGTTATATTTGACATTTATAGATAAATGGTAGATACGCTGAATACTGGGAAAACCAGACCTCTAGTGAGGATCTAAATTTTGTTGTACAAATACTATCGTGTACACACAAATGATTAAATTACCCCAAATCCTTTTTTGTCGAGTGCGTGAGGACTAACATTGATCACGCACCCTAGCAAAAG comes from the Nodularia sp. NIES-3585 genome and includes:
- a CDS encoding SDR family oxidoreductase; the encoded protein is MSEFANKVALVTGGSSGIGRATALDFAQQGATVVIASRRLKESEETVSLIQDNGGTASFVQTDVTQAVQVENLIAQTVAIYGRLDYAFNNAGTEGSVIPGVEQTEESWNLIIDTNLKGVWLSMKYQILQMLKQGGGVIVNNASILGLVGLPNFSVYVASKHGVVGLTKSLALEHAQDNIRINCVCPGAIETDMLTRSFGEEGKIQLRSSHPIGRLGKSEEIAKSVIWLCSDAASFITGQSIAIDGGFTVQ
- a CDS encoding COP23 domain-containing protein, whose protein sequence is MSSQPLKFIFLSSLGLSLFLGNSAALAQFDDSTSGDVVVPTIPSGGTSTPTRIPTGTSTGTSTGTQTITSGTRFSCQFYNGQYTVMYQPQNIPGQFFPWAAPAALGGGWSPEKRCEAIASRLELYRPDGLQELQTAVENNENIVCVTTQANSFCRIVMTVPRGQDPFVVRNSVFQNLTTADSGQQTTAVNTYGDRGMGGVNELYNLSRTLLGNGNNRATASRASINLRPYLAPQDGGTLRNGAASDRHSRPQSPTRLNPGNFR
- a CDS encoding DUF5331 domain-containing protein; this translates as MNIQQLRQSVKIKWLCYYEQNHAWLDKIRVWGTYNGLRRPSSGFILATLSVLEPQFDQVISFILDLNDNPDQIIAALGLNFNPHEELRLINLADSRTTTQFEGEFLQENYTESKPEPLVTVASKISFADTLTSDLPRLDQPVSSLRENTERIYTHKALPFPAVATNNIPHSVVETLTSDLPRGEKPVSSLRENTERIGTEKLVSSVAVATKVASLPSAHMGDSAKLPTALLSQHKPVRSPLAMTIDVFNKGKTLSSRNIRESRFNHVPVKFGTVLLKINCLTGIFFLRDCLKPPLQSNGNHGKMPPKPKDVPHKVNRIPSTNASSLASWIDEFCQGGGYDPEGAICIRL
- a CDS encoding ferredoxin, with amino-acid sequence MSNITNSATRCVRVCQNRTCKKQGAAKVLAALTALPVEDVTVTASGCLGQCGNGPMVLVLPDMVWYCGVSPNEVPLMVEQHLLGGQSVKRMLYYRFHPQG